Proteins found in one Quercus robur chromosome 2, dhQueRobu3.1, whole genome shotgun sequence genomic segment:
- the LOC126706541 gene encoding 60S ribosomal protein L12-2-like, with protein sequence MPPKLDPSQVVDVYVRVTGGEVEATIGPLGLSLKKIGEDIAKETAKDWKGLCVTVKLTIQNRQAKVSVVPSAAALVIKALKEPERNWKKTKNIKHNGNILLDDVTKIAKVMKPRSMAKDLSGTVKEILGA encoded by the coding sequence ATGCCTCCAAAGCTCGATCCCTCACAGGTGGTGGACGTGTACGTTCGAGTCACCGGAGGTGAGGTCGAAGCGACGATCGGTCCATTGGGTCTCTCCCTGAAGAAGATTGGAGAAGACATAGCCAAGGAAACTGCCAAGGACTGGAAGGGCCTCTGCGTAACGGTCAAGCTAACAATCCAAAATCGTCAGGCCAAGGTGTCCGTGGTGCCCTCCGCCGCTGCACTGGTCATCAAGGCGTTGAAGGAGCCAGAGCGCAACTggaagaagacgaagaacatCAAGCACAACGGTAACATCTTGCTTGACGATGTCACCAAGATCGCTAAGGTGATGAAGCCTAGGTCTATGGCGAAGGATCTTAGTGGGACTGTGAAGGAGATTTTGGGAGCTTAG